In a genomic window of Callospermophilus lateralis isolate mCalLat2 chromosome 12, mCalLat2.hap1, whole genome shotgun sequence:
- the LOC143411852 gene encoding protein crumbs homolog 3-like: MATPALELLLALGLPLLPALLGRAWGHTTTALNPSENGTIRPSVPSPSEGLSQETITSIIMVFSILSALLLAVGLALLVQKLREKRQTEGTYRPSSEEQFSHAVDAQGPQDSKEKVQGCLPI; encoded by the exons ATGGCGACCCCAGCCTTGGAGCTGCTCTTGGCACTCGGCCTGCCGTTGCTGCCGGCCCTCTTGGGCCGAGCCTGGGGGCACACTACCACAGCACTGAACCCTTCGGAGAATGGCACTATCAGGCCCTCTGTCCCCAGCCCCAGTGAGGGTCTGTCTCAGGAGACCATTACTTCTATCATCATGGTTTTCTCCATCCTGTCCGCCTTGCTCCTGGCCGTGGGGCTGGCGCTACTGGTACAGAAACTTCGAGAGAAGCGGCAGACAGAGGGCACCTACCGGCCCAGCAGCGAGGAGCAG TTCTCTCACGCAGTGGATGCTCAAGGCCCCCAGGACTCCAAGGAGAAGGTGCAGGGCTGCCTGCCCATCTAG